GATGAAGCCTGCAGCGTCGCCCCGCCGCGCGGCGTCCACGGCCTCGGGGTAGCGCCTCCGGAGCATGTCGATGTAATCCCGCGCACCGGCTTCCGGTGTGGCGTACGCCCGAAAGCGACTGCGCACCCGACGCGAGCCCTCTTCCGTTTCCTCCCAGGTCCACCACAAGGCGCTGCCGCCGTCCGGCGCGCGACCTTTCAGCCCGGCGAAGTTGTAGTCGACCATCCACCGCCCCCGCCCCGTCTCCAGTGCCCACTGCGCCCACAGCACCCCGACGACCTTGGCGCTGGCGCGCTCCGAGAGCACGTCCGCCCAGGCGTTGCCCAGATGGCGAGCAGCATCCGCCGGGTCCATCGGCGTCGGACGCTTCCACCAGGTCGCGGGGGAGTCCTCGTCGCTGTCGGACGCTGCTTCGATTTCTGCCGCCGGCGCCTCGGTGACCGCCTCCACGGCAGGGAGGTCGCGGGCGGCGCGCGCTTCCGAGGCGTGCGCCGCTGGCTCTCCAAGCCAGCCGGCCAGCGCCACCACGCCGCCCACGACGCCTCCCACCACGCCGATGCCCAGTCCCGTCAGGCGACCGGACCAGCGGCTCTCGCTCGGGCGGCGCGGCGCCGCAGGCCATTTGACGTCACGTACGTGCACGGCACGAAATTGAAGCGGACTCGGGCGCCGACGGCCAACTACTGGACCACGCTCTGAAAACTTGGCCGATAGCGCAGCCGCCGGCGGTCGAAGCGAAAGAGCTCGGCGGAGCGGTGGGCCACCCCGGACTGGCGCTCGCCCGTTGGCACCAGGAGGCCCGTCGCCTGGGCACGGCGCCGGAAATTCCGCCGATCCAGCGCCTCACCCAGAGCGGCTTCCTGAACCGCCTGCAGCTGGGAGAGGGTGAACTTCTGCGGCAAGAGCTCTGCGCCCAAGAGGGAGGTGGTCGCTTCCGCAGTCACTCGATCGAGGCCGGCGCGCAGCATCTCGTCGTGGTCGAACGCCAGGCGCTTGGCGCGTCGAACCGGCAGCCATCGGACAGCGGCGGCGTCGCTGGCCGCCCGCGGCTGGGCGTCTTGCAGGCGAACCATCACCAAGAACGCGACGCTGATGGTGCGCCCACGCGGATCCCGATCCGGCGCGTCCCACACTCCGAGCTGCTCCGCATGCTCGCCCACCACGCCGGTCTCTTCCTCGAGCTCGCGGAGCGCAGTCCGCTCCAAGCGTTCGCCTGGCTCCATGAACCCTCCCGGAAGCGCCAGCTGTCCTCGACACGGGTCGTTCGCGCGTTCCACGAGCAGGACCACGAGGTCCTTACCGTCAAAACCGAGGGTCACGGCGTCCGCGGTGAGCGCCGTCATTTCTTGACGTGGGCGCGAAGCTCGGCGAGCTCCCGCTCGAACGCCCCCGACAGGATCGGAAACCGACACCAGGTCTTCGGATCGAGGTTCTCCTCGTCCAGATGGAAGCTCGGCGCGTAACGCTCGCGCTTCCACTGATTGCGGCTCCACAAGCGGAAGAAGCGCTCGATCCAGACCACCAGCCGTGCCGCGTCGTACTCGGGCAGCTCCACCCGCATGCGCCGAAACACCTCGCGGGGGCTCTGTTTGTCCCGTATCGCCGCGCGCTCGATGGCGTCCAAGAGGGCGTAGGGCATGAGGTCGTCTTCGTCCGTCTGCTTGGCCGCCTTGGGCCGGAGCTCCGCCGTTGGCTGCTGCACGTTGACGGCCGAAAGGGCCGGGATGGGACCGAGGCCCGCCGGCCCCGACGCTTCCATCCAACGGAGCCAGCGACGCAAGAAGGCCTTGTCGATGCCGGCTATCGGCGACAGACCACCGGCAGTGTCGCCGTCCATGGTGGCGTAGCCCACCGCCGCTTCGCTCCGATTGCTGGTCGAGAGCAGCAGCGCGCCCTCCACGTTCGCCAGCATCCACACGCTCGGCGCACGCACCCGCGCCTGGATGTTCTGCAGCGCGATGTCGTCGTGGCTCCAATCCAACGTGCGCCCCAGCGCCCGCGACACCAGCTCCACGTAGCCTTCGACCAACTGATCCACGTCCAGCTCCAGATGCCGCGCACCGACCCCCTCGGCCACGTCTCGGGCCGCGTCGCGCGTGACTTCGGAGCTGTTGCGAGTCGCCTGGTACGCCGTGGTCAACAGCCTTCCGATCAGCTGCTTCTCCGTAGTGAGCTCATTGATGCCGGGGATGTGGGAAAGCCGCTCGTGGATGCCCTCGATGCCGATCTCCTGCGCCGCCAGGCGCACCATCAAGGCCGAGAGCACGGCGACGGCCGCCGAGTCCGCACCTCCACTGAGGGACACCACGAATCCCCGGGAATGGCTCTTTTGTAGGTAGTCGAAGAGTGCGAGGGCGAGAGCGCGGGTGAACTCCTCTTCTTTCAGGTGGGCACCGGTCTCCCAGCCCGCGACCTGGGCGGGCGGCAGCTCCGGTTCCACGTCGGGATAGGTGTGCTCCACGCTGATCCGCTCCGCGGGATCCGGCGCCACGTTGGGCTCGTAGCTCGACAGCCAACCGTGCCGGCTGCGCGTGACGTCCACGTCCACCACCGCCGTGATGAGCCCGTGCCTCGCGAAGGAGAAGCGCGGAGCCGAGGCCAGGACCTTGCCCCCGCTGGCGATGATCGCGTCGCCGTCGTAGATGGCCCGCCCCGCCTCGTTGCCCACCAGATTCGCGTACACGTAGCTCACACCGAAGGCGCGGGACCCCTCCAGCACCAGGCGTCGACGGACGTCGCGCTTGTCGAAAGCGAAGTGGCTCGCGCTCGGATTCAAGATCACGTCCACGGCATCCAAGGACAGCTCCGCCCCGGGGCGCTCGGCGATCCACGCGTCCTCGCAAATCTCGAAGCCGATCTTGATACCGCCCACGTCGAAGTGGATGTCCCCGATGGGCAAGTCTGCACCGCCAACGCGAGTGGTGGAGCGGCGCCCCCGCGGCCAGGGCTTGAACCAACGTGGCTCGTAGTGGATTCCGTCGCCAGCGAGGGCGCGCTTGGCCACGAAGCCGATGGCGTGGCGGTCGACCACCAAGCAGCACGTGTTGTACACGGCCTTTGCGTGGCGAATGGGCAGCCCCACGCTGACCACCATGCCCTCCGTGCTGGGCAAGATCTCTCCGAGCACCTCCAGCGCCATGCCCAGCACCGCGGGCGAGAGGAACATGTCCTCGCAGCCGTAGCCCGTGATGCACAGCTCCGGCAGACACAAGATGCCGACGCCGTCGGAACGGGCCTCGCTGATGGCATCGAGGATGTTCTTCTTGTTGCGCTCCCAGTCGAGCGGGGTCTGGTTGAGCGTCGCGGCAGCGACCTTCACCAGCTTCATGATTCCTGCTCCAGGAGGCCGAAGCCCTTGAGCTTGCGCCACAAGGTCACCCGGCTGATTCCGAGCATGCGGGCGGCACGCTCCTTGTTGCCACCAGCGCGATCGAGCGCCCGCAAGATGCGCCGCGCCTCCGGCGGAAGCTCTTCTTCGGGGGGCGTGGGCTCGTTGACACTGGCGTGGGCACCGGGCTCTTCGCCCCGGATCTCCGGCGGAAGATCCGTCTCCGTCAGGATGGGGCCTTCCCCCATCACGAAGGCGTACTCCACGGCGTTCTGCAGCTCGCGCACGTTGCCCGGAAAATCATAGCGTTCCAATACGTCACAGGCTCCCGGGGCGATGCGAGAGATGCTGCGTTCCGAAGTCTTGTTGCGCTCGTCCACGAAGTACCGAGCCAAGAGGGCGATGTCCACCTTGCGATCCCGCAGCGGCGGAAGGAACACGGGCACCACGCGCAGACGGTACATCAGGTCCGCACGGAAACGCCCGGCGTCGACCTCCCGCCGGAGTGAGCGATGGGTAGCCGCCACGAAGCGCACGTCCACGGGGATCGCCTCGCGGGCGCCCACCGGCAACACCACTCGTTCTTGGAGCACTCGCAGCAGCTTGGCTTGCAGCTCGAGCGGCAGCTCGGCGATCTCGTCGAGGAACAGCGTACCGCCGTGCGCCAGCCGCACGTGGCCTTCTGCGTCGCGCACCGCGCCGGTGAAGGCACCACGCACGTGACCAAAGAGCTCGCTCTCGAGCAGCGGTGCCGGAACGGCGGCGCAGTTGATGGCTCGGAACGGCCCCTTGGTGCGACGAGACTCCAAATGGATCGCGCGGGCCACGAGCTCCTTGCCGGCCCCCGTTTCCCCCCGCACCAGCACGCTGGCGTCGGAGCGCGCCACTTTCTTCACGTCCCGGAGCAGACGCTTCATCGCGGGGTCCCGCGTCAGGATC
This window of the Polyangiaceae bacterium genome carries:
- a CDS encoding glucosaminidase domain-containing protein produces the protein MHVRDVKWPAAPRRPSESRWSGRLTGLGIGVVGGVVGGVVALAGWLGEPAAHASEARAARDLPAVEAVTEAPAAEIEAASDSDEDSPATWWKRPTPMDPADAARHLGNAWADVLSERASAKVVGVLWAQWALETGRGRWMVDYNFAGLKGRAPDGGSALWWTWEETEEGSRRVRSRFRAYATPEAGARDYIDMLRRRYPEAVDAARRGDAAGFIQALDRRGYFTEAPKAYGRAVLSLSREFMRGELSSRFPDA
- a CDS encoding NUDIX hydrolase, translating into MTALTADAVTLGFDGKDLVVLLVERANDPCRGQLALPGGFMEPGERLERTALRELEEETGVVGEHAEQLGVWDAPDRDPRGRTISVAFLVMVRLQDAQPRAASDAAAVRWLPVRRAKRLAFDHDEMLRAGLDRVTAEATTSLLGAELLPQKFTLSQLQAVQEAALGEALDRRNFRRRAQATGLLVPTGERQSGVAHRSAELFRFDRRRLRYRPSFQSVVQ
- the nadE gene encoding NAD(+) synthase; the encoded protein is MKLVKVAAATLNQTPLDWERNKKNILDAISEARSDGVGILCLPELCITGYGCEDMFLSPAVLGMALEVLGEILPSTEGMVVSVGLPIRHAKAVYNTCCLVVDRHAIGFVAKRALAGDGIHYEPRWFKPWPRGRRSTTRVGGADLPIGDIHFDVGGIKIGFEICEDAWIAERPGAELSLDAVDVILNPSASHFAFDKRDVRRRLVLEGSRAFGVSYVYANLVGNEAGRAIYDGDAIIASGGKVLASAPRFSFARHGLITAVVDVDVTRSRHGWLSSYEPNVAPDPAERISVEHTYPDVEPELPPAQVAGWETGAHLKEEEFTRALALALFDYLQKSHSRGFVVSLSGGADSAAVAVLSALMVRLAAQEIGIEGIHERLSHIPGINELTTEKQLIGRLLTTAYQATRNSSEVTRDAARDVAEGVGARHLELDVDQLVEGYVELVSRALGRTLDWSHDDIALQNIQARVRAPSVWMLANVEGALLLSTSNRSEAAVGYATMDGDTAGGLSPIAGIDKAFLRRWLRWMEASGPAGLGPIPALSAVNVQQPTAELRPKAAKQTDEDDLMPYALLDAIERAAIRDKQSPREVFRRMRVELPEYDAARLVVWIERFFRLWSRNQWKRERYAPSFHLDEENLDPKTWCRFPILSGAFERELAELRAHVKK
- a CDS encoding sigma 54-interacting transcriptional regulator codes for the protein MARRPEPTDSRPLWRVALTEVAGAAILLDEQLRIVDATDEAAKLVGSELPAGVRAAQLLCGTGPERPVAEALAEGRPVSAHVRRPSRSGGDHVVQVRTIPLSHGKETIGWLLLLDEEEWESEGPDAPVSLHGILTRDPAMKRLLRDVKKVARSDASVLVRGETGAGKELVARAIHLESRRTKGPFRAINCAAVPAPLLESELFGHVRGAFTGAVRDAEGHVRLAHGGTLFLDEIAELPLELQAKLLRVLQERVVLPVGAREAIPVDVRFVAATHRSLRREVDAGRFRADLMYRLRVVPVFLPPLRDRKVDIALLARYFVDERNKTSERSISRIAPGACDVLERYDFPGNVRELQNAVEYAFVMGEGPILTETDLPPEIRGEEPGAHASVNEPTPPEEELPPEARRILRALDRAGGNKERAARMLGISRVTLWRKLKGFGLLEQES